The DNA segment GTTTAGCTGAATCTCTGTAGCATGcaaatcaaataaatttaaaatcttttttttgctATTACTTTATATTGTATTAAATATCAAAAGCTCAGGACTGAACTAAATATTTAATCAGGTTAAATTCTGaatatgtttctgttttaatttgtCTTGTTTGTAAAAGTATGCAAATACATCACATAGATTAACTCTGGTTTCTgcacttttcatgtgtttgtgggtgGAAAAaagttcagtgttttttttttttaaacaaagatacaTATTACCTAATACTTTATTTCAGTGTCATTTATTGTTCAGTGAATTTCTCTGGTGCAAACACAAAAGTTTACTTGAACTATATATCAAACAAATATAAACTCTTTCATGAAGAATTCCCCaagtttgggggcttccctggtggcgcagtggttaagaatccacctgccaatgcaggggacacgggttcgagccctggtccaggaagatcccacatgccacggagcaactaagcctgtgcaccacaactactgagcctgcactctagagcccatgagccacaactactgagcccctgtgccacaactactgaagcccacacacctagagcccatgctccgcaataagagaagccaccgcattgagaagcccgtgcaccgcaacgaaaagtagcccccactcgccgcaactagagaaagcccatgcatagcaacgaagacccaacgcagccaaaaaccaataaaataaaataataaaatgaataaatttttaaaaaaagaaaagaattccccAAGCCAGCAGCTTGCTGTGAATAGTTCTTGGTTGGACCATAtatattgctgatttttttttttaaaaaggggatgGGGAGATCTGCCCACACCTCCCAGTCCCAACCTGCAGTGCCCCTGTGGCTGCACCATCTACCGCAGAGCCCAGgacacacaagcaaaagcatgTTGGTGCAGTAGATTTTACATGAATCTTTAAAACACAAGACTGCCCTCCTCTGCTTCTGACACAGTAAAGAAGacatgaatgaatggaaaagtcTCCATAGAGGCACTGAAGtctccaattaaaaaacagatgaTATGTCCCCCATATGCACCTCTCAAGCTTTCAGAGAGCcagcaatttttttaatataatcagatgtcataccttttaaaaaaataagcagccAGACTTTAGTTTCAGTATAATAGGTGATCTTAAACACTTGAAAGAAGTCAATGATCAGCAGTAACATTTCCAATTGCCAAATGATTCGTCTCTATTAAATAACACCTTCAAAAGATGTGTAGGTACTAATACAATGTTTTATTTACCGGTTCTGTGCAATCActgaatctattttaaaattgagaaaactCATGCCCAGTAATGAGTATGATTACTGTTAAGTCTTGATTGGTTTTGGTCTCAGAGAAGATAAAAGTGGTTTACCATCTTAGGAAGAAATGACAGTTTCAGAAGCGACGGGAAAATGCATTTTAGAAAATCAAAAGCATAGTGAATGGGTTACTGTGTAACAGGAAATCCTACCAAATCATCTGAGGGCACCGCTGATCGCTTCTGGCTTAGAGTTTCAGGTGAGTGGTTTTCATCTCCAGGTGTAGACGGTGAGGCGGCGTTTCTGCCACTGCATAGTGGCCGGAAGCCAGGGGAACCTGGGTCCCACAGGCGGCCCAGTTTAGCAGACACCCTCGAGCAGGAGAGAAAATCCAGCAAACCAGCCGATAAAGAGGGCCTCCCCAAACTCCCACCTGGGCACAATCTCGGGGATGGTCTCATCCCAGAACTCCTGGACTGTCCTGTGGGCGACCCAAGAGACAGGAACAAGGGCTGTGACGCCTGCTGTCCAGAACAGAATTCCTCCCAGGATTAACAGCTGCTTCTTGACATCCTACTGTCTCTCTCCAATTCTCAAGCAGTCCAGGCCAAACCCCGAGACCAGCAGGCCCAGGAATCCCAGGCCGTTTGAGAAGAACATTAAAATCCTGGAGATCCTGAGCTCAGCAGGCAAAGCCAGGAAAGAAAGTCCTTGCATTGCATCCCCACTTCCTCTTGGGTGACGCAGGTCTGCTAGAGTCCCATGGTCgagttttccatttcatttaagtcCAGGTTGAGATTTTTCCATTGTGGCAGGTAGTTTGTAAGACAGGATAAAACCCATCCCAGCAAAGATAGTGAAATTCCCACTAATTGTGCCACAGCTCTAAAAACTAAAGCCATTATAAAATCCTGTGACCTTAGCCAGACCAACCCCTGCCTTTCAGTGGCTGTGAAAAGAAGTGTGACACTTGTGTTATCACTTGCAGAGCTCAGAACTAttttttcattgtgtatataGGAGGATTCTTGCCAGAGTTGCTATCGTTCAATTCTATGTTGAATAGTTTTCAGAAAAATATAGGGAAATAATTCTGCAAACCAGTAATGACAAGGTGTGGCCAAGATCACGTTCACTTCCTATGGGCTGCATTTTGTAGTAGGCAGTTTGTCCCTGAAATAACATTAAGTAGTAATAATCCTCTCATTGTTAAAGTATAAATGGCTTTCACGCTGTTCCTGacctttctgacaagtcaaagaATTACGAAGTCTCCGTGCAAGATGTTTAATTGACAGTTTGGTTCAACTCCTGCTACTTTATATCTTACTAATTGCACCTATCAGATTTTCAACTGTTAAGAGGTCTCATTTCAATACGCATACTGTGGTTATAACTGAgtgttatcatttttaaaaacaggttcaAGAAAAGTATTTCTTAACCAAATAAATCAGTCTCAGAAATCTCTTCTGTAGACCTTAAatcaggcttttcttttttttttttaaatctcttaggCTACATATACCCAATAACATATGAAACGATTCTGAACTAAATATCAAGTCTGTTTACTTCCACGCCTTCCTGACAGCTTCACACACAGGGACATAAATACttgctattttttgtttctttgcttgaaTATGCTTTCTATGCCGTGGAAAAGTTAAGCAGTAGGACTGCGTAAGTTAGAATCAACGTCTCTGTTGGTTCATCCCCATGCATGTAACTTTTAATTGAACAAAGGAAAATTTTTATTAGGGCAGATGAGCTGGAtattaagcaaaatatttttggaattgtttatctttttaaagtacGAAGCTTTTGAGGGAAGGGACGAGAAGAGATTGGCCAGTATTTTAAGTCTGAGAGTATCACAATGTACTGAAAACCTTCAGCCTCATAAAGTCCTGCCACACAGGGTTCCTAGCAATTTCCTAAACAAACCACCTCTGTTCAAGAAAGACCAAGTCATTGTTGTGGAAATAGCACTTTGGATAGGCTTAGCATGTGGTTTTGCTAGTGCAGAATGCTTAAAGGATTTCAGATcgttaggtttttttctttaggaaACAGGAACTAATTATCAATTTCAGCtaccaacaaaaccaaaaaaacatttCTAATATCAAATGAACACAGTAAAGCTTAATAGTGCTCTCTTGGACAACCGCCACCAAATGTTGATTTAAATAACCAGATGaatgaaattttgttttgttcatacCTCCTAATGTAATGCTTACCAcaatcattttcttttagatATAAGATTTGCCTCTTTCTTACTTCTCCAGGTTTTGGGGGGATGGGGTATCTAGGATAGAAAAGtcattatttaatgtatttaatgagAAAATGTGAGCATCACAAATACAGTTACATAACAAAGAACCCTTTATCATGTAGACCCTCCATCACAGTTGATATAGGGAGATACACCTCTCTGGTCTCATCAAAGTCTTACACTGAAGGATTGGCAGTTCCATTTTCCAGGTATGAACACTGAGTTTGCATTTCTGCCACTGCATAGTGGCCAGAAGCCAGGGGAACCTGGGTCCCGCAGGCGGCCCAGTTTAGCAGACACCCTCCGAGCAGGAGAGAAAATCCAGCAAACCAGCCGATAAAGAGGGCCTCCCCAAACTCCCACCTGGGCACAATCTCAGGGATGGTCTCATCCCAGAACTCCTGGACTGTCCTGTGGGCGACCCAAGAGACAGGAACAAGGGCTGTGACGCCTGCTGTCCAGAACAGAATTCCTCCCAGGATTAACAGCTGCTTCTTGACATCTTGCTGTCTCTCTCCAATTCTCAAGCAGTCCAGGCCAAACCCTGAGACCAGCAGGCCCAGGAATCCCAGGCCGTTTGAGAAGAACATTAAAATCCTGGAGATCCTGAGCTCAGCAGGCAAAGCCAGGAAAGAATCAAAGTCCTTGCATTGCATCCCCACTTCCTCTTGGGTGACGCAGGTCTGCCAGAGTCCCATGGTccagttttccatttcatttaagtcCAGGTTGAGGTTTTTCCAATGTGGCAAATAAGTCGTAATAATGGATAAAACCCATCCCAGCAGAGATAGCAAAATTCCAACGAATTGCATTGCTACTCTAAAGACTAAAGCCATCGCAACAAATCTTAGGACCCTTGCCACCTCTATAGAAGCTGCTGTCTTGTGGTGGACAGTAGTGTGACGATCTTGGTTCGATGCTGCCTGGGGAATATAAGCTTTGGTCGTTAACTCTTTGGGCACTCTGAAATGCGTTTTTGTTCTTCTTGAATATAATGTTTCATGTAAAGGACGAAGGACTCTGTTAAAACTATGAGTTAGGCTTTCTGATAAGGATTTGATCTGTTACCTTCCAATTTGCTTGGTAAAATTATATCCCCAATGCTTGATGATTATAAGTCTAAAGATGAACAAAGAGGGCTCTATGACCCCTCACCCTAAAATACAACAGAAATCTTTGTGCTTCAATATGGATTAATTAGATTTTAAGTGGTGATAAAAGGCCAGCTCTTTCTACAACAGGACCTCATTGTAATAGCTGAATCTGAGATTTCAGAGATGCAAAACAAGACCTTGTAAAGAAAGGTAGACTGTTTCCCTATAATCTTTATTATTCTCGGGCTTCCTTAACCTACACAAGAACCTGGCCCAGGTTCTTGAGTGTCACAGGGACTCAGTTGGGACTTGGCAGAAGACTTTCCCTCAGATTCCTTTGCAAGGTAGAGGCTGGTTCACTGGGTGAAGTAAAATGCCGAGGCTGAGGCTGTGCCCATAGGTACTGAGGGGACAGGGGGGTATCTCAGGAAGCTCTGGATTTCATTCTGAGATTTTCTCCATCCTTGTTAAGGACTTGGGGTAAAGCGTAATTTCTTAGTGTCCAGGAggtgttgttttctgttttttgttttcgtttttgtttgttttttgtttttgtctagaGCTCAGCTGTCTTCACTGTCATTTAAGCCACAAAGACAAAGCAGCACCAGGCATGACAACTCCTGCCAATTCCAAGACAAACAGCCACCATGGGGCTGACCTTTGAGGCgtcatcttgtttgtggttttttttttaaataaatttatttattttatttatttatttttggctgcattgggtcttcgttgctgtgcggggctttctctagttgcggggagcaggggctactcttcgctgtggtgtgcagacttctcactgcagtggcttcccttgttgcggagcacggggtctaggtgcacgggcttcagtagttgtggctcaccgcctctagagcacaggctcagcagctgtggcacacgggcttagttgctctgcggcatgtgggatcctcccagaccagggcttgaacccgtgtcccctgcattggcaggcggattcttaaccactgcgccaccagggaagccctttgttgGTGTTTCTGATCGAAGCCACACCTGAGTGCATGCTTCTGCAGAACAGGACCCTCTCTGCAGGGCCTCACAGGCCAGGAGGAGAGACCACGCCCCCCATTCCCAGGGCTGCTCCTGCCCACAGGGCCACCGGGCTCCTGTGGCCACAGCCGGAGGCAGGACCTGATGCGTCCGCCTGGAGCAGGAAGGACATGCAGGTTCCTAAAATGGAGCCACTGCCCCGGACGATTCTAACCTGCGAACCGGCGGCCCATCACGTTTCTAGTCCAGGATCGGAGAAGGTCCTTTACGATGTCTCTCAACAGGGGATCAGAGAGACAGCAGCCCAATCCCGACACACCAAAGTGAGCACAGGAGTCGGGTTAGATGTCCCTTCTTCAGCATTTTCCAGCATCATACATGAAACAAGAAGATGAATTCTTTCTCAGCTTTGACAAATGTTCAGAATCCCTTAGGATTGTTGGCTGTCCTCAGTGTACTGAGATAAGCCGCTCCAGTTTGCACAAAGGCACAAAGGTCCAGCAAGGGCTAGAGACTTGCCTGGGGCCTCGTCCCAGGAGGCGGGATATTGGTGACCTAGAACTTTCCTTCCAGGGGGCAGTCAAGTTAATGAAGCTCTCAAGAGCAATCATTAACAATTATGGAGAGACGGTTCTTCATATCACATTGAAACTTAACAAAAGATGGAATGGGACAGGCTGCTCTGTGGGGCAGGGCGCTCTCCATCTCCAAGGTGTTAACAAGGTGATTCTCACCTGGGCTACAGGGAGGAAATTCCTCTGCGGTGGGGAATGGACCCGGATAACCTCCAGCTCATTTATTCTTGCAgcatgtaaaacaaacaaataaacaaaccaacaaataaataaaatatttgagggCCTCTTCCAGGCCAGGCAGTAAGTGCTGAAGACACTACCAAGACCAGTCTGGATACAGGCGCTGCCCCTGCCTCTGGGGGCTCATGTTCCAGTGGGAGAGGCCATCGGGAAATAAGTAAATCCGAtcattcaaagaaataaagagtGGGGTGTGAGGATTGCAGGCAGAGGAAACCCTAGTGCAGCCGCCCTGAGACTGAAAGCACAAAGGCCACCCTCCCCTGACCTGGGGCTCCCGTCTCCACGTCTCAGTTCGTGGATTCGCCGCTTAGACACGGTGTTTCCAGAGGGGGACGGGAGTGAAATTCAGCCAGGAAACAAATATCACCAGCATGTCGTTCAGCATGTGGAGGACCGCACGCGCTCTGTCTCGGGACCGCTactcctaaaaaacaaaaagcaaagacaaacaaaaaaccccacacaacTCATAGACAGAACGCGAGAGGTCAGCAGATCATGTACATTCTTAACCAACAGCAGGTGAGGGTGATCAACCACCCCAGTTTGCCCAAAGCCACGCATCGTGGGAAACCTCTCCGTCCAGGGCAAGGGTTGCAAAATGTCCCCAAGTGAACCAGCCCAAAGTGTCGGTGCTCAGACCAACACGCATGTGTGTCCTTTGCTCAGGAATCTGCAGTCAGTGGGGACAGTTTGTCTCTGCCCCGAGCAGTGTCAGCTGAGGCTGAGTCACCTTTTATGACCGAGGCTCCGAAGTCACAGAGCATCACTTCATAGACGAGGCAGATCAGGGAGAGGGAAAATAACACCAAGGTTCTGGAAGAGCTTGTGAGACTGGAAGTACTTTTGTGGCCATTTTTGGAAGACAGATCTATCATGAAAAGTAAACCAGATGGACCTGTTAACGAACCGTTGAGCAAATCTAGATTCCAGGAGATGCATGGCAAGCACTGCAGAGAAAAGCcagcctttctttctctccttggcGTTTTGCTTTCATGTTCAAGATTAAGTTTGTGGTCACAACCAAACTACCTGGGCTGTGATGACCTTGACACGTTTTACACCAACTCTTGCCTCTGCCACCCTGTGCCAGTTCACACGCAGTCGTCCTGCCCTTTCTGCTGGCCCAGGGCTGACAGAAGGAGGGCCCTGGCTGGCTCACTGATTCAGCCTCACCTGTTTGCATCTTTGACCACATGAGAGCCAGGGGTGCAAAGATCTGTCCTCAAGCGAGGACATGTAGGATTctcataagaagaaaaaaaattataaaagaaaaaagataacctGCTGAACTAAGTTTTTAATGTTTCGTCAGATCATAATAAATAGGTAGCAATGATCAAGTGCCTTCTActtaccaggcactgttctgaggactttgacatatattatctcaattaatcctcacaatcacCCAGTGTGGCAAGACCCTATTAGCAGCGCCGTTTCACAGGTGACAGAACTAAAGCACAGGGAGGCAAGTGACCTGCCCAGGATCTCAAAGTCATTTTTAGAGCTTTGGATGAAGGTGCCTCAATTCTCTCCCAAGAGCACAGAGATAGTAGGTCACTGGGTCCCCTGAGTCTACACTTAGCAGTGTTGTTCCAAGAAGAGCTTCTGTCTAAATCAGAACAACCTCAGGGGATTATTCCAGCTTGACTTGTGGGTTCCACCCCCAGTGGTGTGCTCGTAAATGTTTATCAGCTCTTCTCAGGTGGTAGAGCCCTGGTTTATAGACGTTGCCAATATCCAGTATGTAAATATTCTCTCCAGGCTACCAATGTGAATCACTGAATGTGGAGTTAGGAAGAGATGTGCCACAACCCACCATTATATAGTATTCTTACCATACAGATACATTGATGTAAATAACCTCAAGAGCATAGATAAtaataaggaataaaataatcaGGAAGTGATGTTTTGAGaatactttgtttttaatataacttaattttaagtttatatcGTATAATTCAATTTTAATGATAGCTATGATTAACAGCCAACTCCCCAAATTCCTGAAAAATGAACCCTCAGCTCTCTTGAGTCAGCGTGAGACAGCTCCAGCTTATCACTGGGACCAGCCCAGACTTTACAAATCAGGGTCTCTCCAAGGAGCTGGGGGGAAGGATTCTGCAGGTTAACAAGCTCCTGCAGGAATTCACAAACACGCCGAAGATTACCACGGGAGAACCAGACCCCTTGACACTGCTGCCAGCTCAAGTCTGAGACCCATCAGAATCCTGGGCTGACCCCACGCCCAACGCTGAAGCTCAGCCTCAGGGCTGCGGAGAAGGCGGAAGCACGGCTGGTCTGGTCTGGGTTTTGCCAGCCCTTTCTATTCCATCTACCTCTTGATTTTTGCTGTTTTACTCCAAGTGACTTCTCTCAGATATAGATGTGGTCCCTTATGACTTTCTGTTCCCTGAAACACCAGCAGCTCTATGACTCTGAGGCCTCTAGACATTTAAGACATTGgtggttaaaatttttaaaaataatgttttaaaattcagaacactTATCAATTACTTGGATTGATTTGATTTATAATTGCCAGGCAGTGTATTGAATGGCCCTTGAAACTTTCATCAAAGGGttttggggagaaagaaaaagaaagctcccATCCTTGCCcactggagttaaaaaaaaagaaaacaacccactTTGGTGGACATCACAAGACTGTAAGGAAACATCTATCAACAAGTATAAACTAATACGCTCCGCAATTTTAGCATGCGTGCCTGGGTCTTCACACTTGCAGCCAGTGGCTTCCTGTGTCAGAAGATCTTGGGGGGGTCAGCACCAGAAAGTTATTCCCACTGGCCTGACACGTTTTGTTCAGGACATTCTGGGGGTGAACGAACTGAGAGCAGGTGGCAGGAGGGGGGTCAGCCCAGCAGAGCAGCTAGGGAATGGATCCGGGAAGATTATGTGGACCCTTTCCTGGGGGCTGCCCTCCAGGTCCCAATGCAGAGGGGGGTGTCCGAATGTCCACACCAGGATGCATCGCCCACGTGTAAGCACTGGTGTGTGAGGGGCTGCAGGTGCCCTCAGTCAGTTTCAGGTGATGGCATTTAAAAGGAGAAGTAGGGAAACCTTGGAGGAACAAGTGGATTCCCAGCACCAGGTCTGAAAGCCCTTTTCATcgctgggtgtgtgtgggtggagTGTTTCTGAAAGCCTAGTTATCTGATGTTTCTGTCCTCTTAGGGCCCAGCTGAGATTTTATTCCAAGCCTGAAAAGGACTAACGTTTAAAAGACAatgtaagggcttccctggtggcgcagtggttgagagtctgcctgctaatgcaggggacacgggttcgagccctggtctgggaggatcccacatgccgcggagcaactaggcccgtgagccacaactactgagcctgcgcgtctggagcctgtgctccgcaacaagagaggccgcgatagtgagagacccgcgcaccgcgatgaagagtggcccccgctcgccacaactagagaaagcccatgcacagaaacgaagacccaacacagccataaataataaataaataaattaaaaaaaaaaaaaaaaaaaaaaaaagacaatgtaagATCTGAGTTCTGAAGAATGAAGGGGACACCCTGTCATGCAGTGACCGATGGGACTGATGGACACTTTAATATTaaagtataatattatatactttataatattttataaatattatatactttataaagtTTAATATTAATACTAAAGTATGATATTAATAAccagtgtttactgagcacttactgctTGCTGGGCGTTAGGAGAAGGGCTTTGTCTGTGTTATCTTGCTTATCCTCGCAAGAACCCTGTGATTAGGCACCATTATTACCTCCATTTAATAGATAAGGAATCTGGGGTTT comes from the Eubalaena glacialis isolate mEubGla1 chromosome 20, mEubGla1.1.hap2.+ XY, whole genome shotgun sequence genome and includes:
- the LOC133081385 gene encoding putative claudin-24 produces the protein MALVFRVAMQFVGILLSLLGWVLSIITTYLPHWKNLNLDLNEMENWTMGLWQTCVTQEEVGMQCKDFDSFLALPAELRISRILMFFSNGLGFLGLLVSGFGLDCLRIGERQQDVKKQLLILGGILFWTAGVTALVPVSWVAHRTVQEFWDETIPEIVPRWEFGEALFIGWFAGFSLLLGGCLLNWAACGTQVPLASGHYAVAEMQTQCSYLENGTANPSV